In the genome of Phoenix dactylifera cultivar Barhee BC4 unplaced genomic scaffold, palm_55x_up_171113_PBpolish2nd_filt_p 001753F, whole genome shotgun sequence, one region contains:
- the LOC120109039 gene encoding probable 6-phosphogluconolactonase 4, chloroplastic — MRFYAVSHSPAVVPSHRRLCPLPARSLPAIPGSPVRTNFLLAERKISLGVARNPVRSGRRPISAMASEAISSTAAAKGKKELLVFESEEELSVSLAKYTAKLSEKFAQERGAFTVVLSGGSLIKSLRKLVDPPYLESVDWTKWHVFWVDERVIPKDHADSNYKLAYDGFLSKVPIPPGQVYAINDSLSAEGAADDYEICLKQLVKTGVVAASSATVFPKFDLMLLGMGPDGHVASLFPGHPLLNENQRWVTFIKDSPKPPPERITFTFPVINSSAYVALVVTGAGKASAVHKALGSGQSLSDMLPVEMVSLKDGKFSWFTDKAAVSLLQDRASL, encoded by the exons ATGCGTTTTTACGCCGTCTCCCACTCTCCCGCTGTCGTCCCCTCCCACCGCCGGCTGTGCCCGCTGCCAGCCCGTAGCCTTCCGGCGATCCCTGGGTCGCCGGTTCGGACAAATTTCCTGCTCGCGGAGAGAAAGATTTCCCTCGGCGTTGCTCGGAACCCCGTCCGATCCGGCCGGAGACCGATCTCCGCCATGGCTTCCGAAGCGATCTCCTCCACCGCGGCGGCGAAGGGGAAGAAGGAGCTTCTGGTATTCGAGAGCGAGGAAGAGCTCTCCGTCTCTCTGGCGAAGTACACGGCGAAGCTGTCGGAGAAGTTCGCCCAGGAGAGGGGGGCTTTCACCGTCGTCCTCTCCGGCGGGTCTCTCATCAAATCCCTCAG GAAATTGGTTGACCCTCCGTATCTGGAGTCGGTGGATTGGACAAAGTGGCATGTCTTTTGGGTGGATGAGAGGGTGATTCCGAAGGACCATGCTGATAGCAACTATAAACTAGCTTACGATGGGTTTCTTTCTAAG GTCCCAATTCCACCAGGTCAGGTTTATGCTATCAATGACTCCTTATCAGCTGAGGGTGCTGCTGACGACTACGAGATCTGTCTGAAGCAACTGGTTAAGACGGGGGTGGTTGCAGCATCCTCAGCAACTGTGTTTCCGAAATTTGATCTCATGTTGTTGGGGATGGGCCCTGATGGTCATGTAGCTTCTCTTTTTCCTGGGCACCCTCTCCTTAATGAGAACCAGCGATGGGTTACCTTCATAAAGGACTCCCCAAAGCCACCGCCGGAGAGAATAACCTTCACTTTCCCAGTAATTAACTCATCGGCATATGTTGCACTTGTGGTCACTGGAGCTGGGAAAGCTAGTGCAGTACATAAGGCTCTAGGGAGTGGGCAAAGTTTATCGGATATGCTGCCCGTCGAGATGGTTTCACTTAAGGATGGTAAATTCTCTTGGTTTACAGACAAGGCTGCCGTCTCATTGTTGCAGGATAGAGCAAGTCTATGA
- the LOC103697131 gene encoding probable sugar phosphate/phosphate translocator At1g12500, which produces MVEGHGTTRRGSNPRLEADPVIDIPPTPPGDARPGVKLPGAGPSSFVSLLLPLFSHTSDAATAAAVSSSTVSTALIIGAWYLSNIGVLLLNKYLLSIYGYRYPIFLTTLHMLACSAYSAAAVRWLRLVPLQPVSSRRQLLKIAALSAIFCFSVVCGNTSLRYLPVSFNQAIGATTPFFTAVFSLLVTCRRESATVYLALLPVVLGIVLASNSEPLFHLFGFLVCVGSTAGRALKSVVQGLLLTSDAERLNSMNLLMYMAPMAAAMLLPLSLWSEGDVAAATAAKAADDPRLLLFLFANATVAYLVNLTNFLVTKHTSALTLQVLGNAKAAVAAIVSVLIFRNPVTVMGITGFAITIMGVVLYGEAKKRSKSPSSSS; this is translated from the coding sequence ATGGTGGAAGGGCACGGGACGACGCGGCGCGGGAGCAACCCCCGGCTGGAGGCCGATCCGGTCATCGACATCCCTCCGACCCCTCCCGGCGACGCCCGCCCCGGCGTCaagctccccggcgccggcccctcATCATtcgtctccctcctcctcccatTGTTCTCGCACACCTCCGATGCTGCCACGGCCGCGgccgtctcctcctccaccgTTTCCACCGCCCTCATCATCGGCGCCTGGTACCTCTCCAACATCGGCGTCCTTCTCTTAAACAAATACCTCCTCAGCATCTACGGCTACCGCTACCCGATATTCCTCACGACGCTCCACATGCTCGCCTGCTCCGCCTACAGCGCCGCCGCCGTCCGGTGGCTCCGCCTCGTCCCCCTCCAGCCCGTCTCTTCCCGCCGCCAGCTCCTCAAGATCGCCGCCCTCAGCGCCATCTTCTGCTTCTCCGTCGTCTGCGGCAACACCTCCCTCCGCTACCTGCCGGTCTCCTTCAACCAGGCCATCGGCGCTACCACCCCCTTCTTCACCGCCGTCTTCTCCCTGCTCGTCACCTGCCGCCGCGAGTCCGCCACCGTCTACCTCGCCCTCCTCCCTGTCGTCCTCGGCATCGTCCTCGCCAGCAACAGCGAGCCCCTCTTCCACCTCTTCGGCTTCCTCGTCTGCGTCGGCTCCACCGCCGGCCGCGCCCTCAAGTCCGTCGTCCAGGGCCTCCTCCTCACCTCCGACGCCGAGCGCCTCAACTCCATGAACCTCCTCATGTACATGGCCCCCATGGCCGCCGCTATgctcctccccctctccctctggtCCGAGGGCGACGTCGCCGCCGCCACTGCCGCTAAGGCCGCCGAcgacccccgcctcctcctcttcctcttcgccAATGCCACCGTCGCCTACCTTGTCAACCTCACCAACTTCCTCGTCACCAAGCACACCAGCGCCCTTACCCTCCAGGTCCTCGGCAACGCCAAGGCCGCCGTCGCCGCCATCGTCTCCGTCCTCATCTTCCGCAACCCCGTCACCGTGATGGGCATCACCGGCTTCGCCATCACCATCATGGGCGTCGTCCTATACGGCGAGGCGAAGAAGAGGTCCaagtctccttcttcctcctcgtaA